ATGGTTCAGTTTAAAAACATCTTTATAGGTCTTGAAAAGCCAAGCTTTAAGCGAGCAGTATCAAGTCAAAAATGTGTACGCGCAGGTGGTAAGCATAATGATTTGGATAACGTTGGATATACAACAAGGCACCATACATTTTTTGAGATGCTCGGTAATTTTTCTTTTGGAGACTATTTCAAGGAAGAAGCAATATTTTATGCTTGGGAGCTGCTGACGAAAGATTTCCTTATCCCAGCAAATAAGATGTATGTTACCGTACATCCCGAAGATTTAGAGGCTTTAAATATTTGGAAAAAGCTCACGGGTTTTAGTGACGATAGAATTATAAAGATTAAAGATAATTTTTGGTCTATGGGAGATACGGGACCATGCGGACCTTGTACCGAGATATTCTATGATCACGGTGAAAAAGTATTTGGAGGTTTACCTGGAACTAAGGACGAAGATGGTGATAGATATATTGAGATCTGGAACATAGTTTTTATGGAATTTGATCAAGTAAGAGGTAAAAAAGTACCTCTTCCAATGAAATCCATAGATACCGGTATGGGATTAGAGAGGATTGCTGCAGTGTTACAGGGGCAGTGTGACAATTATGCAACAGATTTATTCCAAGAAATTATAGCGTCAGTTGAAAAATTGACAAAAGTTCCAGCAACCGATGAGAAAAAATTCTCACACAGAATCATTGCCGATCATCTTAGATCTAGTGCATTTTTAATTGCAAATGGCGTTCTTCCTTCAAATGAAGAAAGAGGATATGTTTTGCGTAGGATTATGAGAAGGGGAATGCGTCATTTGCAACAACTGGGGACTAAAGATCCTAGTATGCATTTATTGCTTGATGACCTTATTAAGATCACGGGGGAGAAGCAGCTTGTAAAAGCAAAAGATGTGATCGCAAATATAATGTTAAGCGAAGAAACTAGGTTTCATGAAACCTTAAATCATAGTCTCAAGGTTTTAAACGAAGAGATTAAAGATTTAAAGCCAGGAGGCGTATTGTCAGGAGAAAGTGCATTTAAGTTATACGATACCTACGGTATGCCTTTAGATTTAACTATGGATATTTTGCGAGAAAAGGGTTTGAAGGTTGATGAAAAAGGCTTTGAGTCTAAAATGGAAGAGCAAAAGCAACAAGGTAAAAAGTCATGGCAAGGATCTGGGGATGAAAAGCAGGAATCAGTATGGTTTAAGTTACAAGATCTCCCAAGTACAAAATTTGTTGGGTATGATACATTAAATGCTTCAGGAAAAATAATAGGTATAGTTCAAGATAACCATACTGTAGATAGTCTAAAGCCAAATAGAGATTTTTGGATTATAACTGACCAAACGCCTTTTTATGCAGAATCTGGAGGGCAAAAAGGAGATATCGGCCAAATTACTAGCGAATCTTATGTATTAGAAGTGACTGATACTCAAAAGTTTTTGAATTTTCATGCGCATCTCTGCAAACCAGTTGCTATCGCTAAAGATATCAAAGTTGGAGATGGGGTAATTTTAGAGGTTGAGGGTTCGTATAGAGATAATATTAGAAAAAATCATACAGCAACACATTTGTTGCATAGTGCATTGAAAAAGGTACTTGGCACTCATGTAATGCAAAAAGGATCTCTTGTTGCAGCAGATAGATTGCGTTTTGATTTTAATTATGACAAGCCGCTTTCTTTGGGGCAGATAGAGCAAATCGAAACACAAGTTAATGGGGTTATAATTAGAAACCTAGAAGTAAAAATCAGCATTATGGACAAAGATAAAGCTGAAGCTATGGGTGCCATGATGTTATTTGGTGAGAAGTATGACGATAAAGTAAGGGTTATATCTGTGGGCAAGAACGATTCAATTGAACTTTGCGGAGGTACGCATGTTGCAAGAAGTGGAGATATTGGCTTATTCAAGATAGTCTCTCAAACATCTGTTGCATCAGGCGTAAGAAGGATAGAGGCTGTAGTTGGTTTAGATGCTTTGGATTTAGTTCAAGAGCAGAACAGAAATTTGATAGAAGCAAAAGGGTTTTTAGAGGAAAATCAAAAAGAAAGTAACAAACGTATCGTAAATCTTGAGAATAAACTTTTGCAGCAAAGCTTTATATTTGAGCATAAAATGCTTAAAAAAGATGATCTGTGGGTTAGGTATTTGATATGTGATTCAAGTAGTAAAAACCTTAAAGATGTAGTCAATTTTTGTGCCCAAAAATTCCAAGATTCCATTGTCGCCATCATTTGCCTGCAAGATGAGAGAACTTCAATAATTGGAGCAACTAAAGGTGAATACAACACTGCTGATTTCATAAAGAAGATTGCATCTGGCTTCGAAGGCTCTGCTGGGGGAAACGCTGGCTTTGCCCAAGGTGGATTTAGGCAGGTTAAGGAAAAGGAGATAGAGAGTTTTTTACATAATGTATAGATTTTGACATTACACTAAAGTTATGAGACCATTAATATAGTTATTATTAAAACTAAATAAAGGGAATTATTATGGAAGATTTATGGCATAAAGTTACAGGTTTTATAATGTATCATGACTTTGAAGGATTTCGTCAGTTAGTTGAACAAGAAAATATGGTTCAATCAAAGAATGAGAATGATAACACGCTTTTACATCTAGTGGGATATTCCGTTAATGCTCAAGGTGGTGACGAATGGGATAATTATAATTCATTTATTACATACCTACTAGACAAAAAAGTTGATGTTAATGCTAAAAATAATAAAGGAGAAACAGCTTTAGATTTATCTCTAAGACATGGTGCGTCGGCAGAGACGAAATTATTGCTGATACACGGGGCTCAAGCTGGTAATATGAATATCGAACAGTTGTCTAGCTTATTATTTAGTGTGAGCTATCAATTAATTGATTATCCTGAAGATTATAATTTGAATGAAAAAGTTAAGTTAATTTGTGGAGCACTTGATGCTTATAATAAAGTCAAATCAACATATCCCGAAGAATTAGCTGAAGCATTTTCAAGGTCTGGTGAAGGAAGTATTCGAGAATACAAAGGCATAATAGATAGCCATGTTCATGAGCTCATGCAGGATATAGAATCTCATTCTCCTACAGAGGAAAAGTTAGAGTTATCGGAGAGATTGCGAACAAACTTTCACTTTGATGATGATAATTTAGTAGATCAATTGGGAAGTACCTCTATTGTTGGAGATCCTGATGGTACTGTATTAGACTAAATATAACCAGTATAAAGCAAAAGCATTTGTTATTAATAAACTCATTTTAATGTTGAGGCTGGAGAAAATCTTGGCTTTGCTTAAGGTGGATTTAGAAAAGTGAAAGCAAAAGAGATAGAGAATCTATTGCAAAATGGTAATCTTTTTGGTATCATCCCAGGTCGTGAGATAATTGTAATTTAAAATTAAGGTTATAAAATTATTGTGAAAGATTCGTGTTATAAGGTCAATAAAATTAATACGGAGGACTTTTGGTATGAGGTCAATGAAATTGTATGCAGCGGAAAGTTTGAAGAATTTCGTCAATTCGTTGAGAGCAAAAATAAAATTCTTCAATCAACAAACAAGGTTAGAAGTACTCAAGTTAAGGATGAAATTAATATTTTTAAATTAGCCAACAGAGATAAGGATACTTTATTACATTTAGTAGCTCGCCATACTGAGGGTAGATTGGATGATATTAAATTTAACTATATTCCGTTTATTAAATATCTGTTAGAGAAAGAAGTAGATATTAATGCTCGAAATAAAGTAGGCAAAACACCTTTAGATTTATCTACTCAATTTGGATGTTCGAGAGAGACAATTTTTCTACTCAAGCATGGTGCTAAATCTGATCATATGAGTACAAAGCAGTTATCTGATTTACTATTTGGTGTGCGCGATTTTAGATTTTCAGAAGATGATCAAGAAGAGTGTAAAGATGACTCGCATAATGAAGTCAAGTTAATTTGTGGAGTACTTGACGCTTACAATAAATGTAAGAGAGCATCTCCTAAAAAGTTCGCATCATCCTTAAATGAAATAAGACAAAATGACATTCAAGGATATATCAATGAATTGTTTTATATATGTTCTAAAGATGCAAGTTTATTAGAAACAGTGAAAGATTATTTTGATCCTAACACCATTCTTATAGGTA
Above is a genomic segment from Candidatus Phycorickettsia trachydisci containing:
- a CDS encoding ankyrin repeat domain-containing protein, whose translation is MKDSCYKVNKINTEDFWYEVNEIVCSGKFEEFRQFVESKNKILQSTNKVRSTQVKDEINIFKLANRDKDTLLHLVARHTEGRLDDIKFNYIPFIKYLLEKEVDINARNKVGKTPLDLSTQFGCSRETIFLLKHGAKSDHMSTKQLSDLLFGVRDFRFSEDDQEECKDDSHNEVKLICGVLDAYNKCKRASPKKFASSLNEIRQNDIQGYINELFYICSKDASLLETVKDYFDPNTILIGMIAKDNNILDIAED